A portion of the Pseudarthrobacter defluvii genome contains these proteins:
- a CDS encoding HAD family hydrolase, which yields MTTLTETSVAGNDDRRENNKNNTLNNIEFTAIDQKFMVALDVDGTLVNHDGHMSPGVREAAQAVVAAGHEVMIATGRSLNATLPIIEKIGIERGYAVCCNGGVTLRLHPELENGYEVIHKATFDPAPALRALRERLPSAKYALEDADGNFLSTERFQDASFGVEAVGVDFHTMLESTAVRVVVFSTENTPEEFNEAINHVGLAGVTYSVGWTAWLDIAAAGVTKASALENLRVRLGFEEHLTVAVGDGRNDIEMLTWAGRGVAMGQAPAEVVAAADEVTHSVHDDGAAHVLRSLL from the coding sequence ATGACAACGCTGACTGAAACCTCAGTCGCCGGCAACGATGACCGGCGAGAGAACAACAAGAACAACACCCTGAACAACATCGAGTTCACCGCTATTGACCAGAAGTTCATGGTCGCATTGGACGTGGACGGCACGCTGGTGAACCACGACGGCCACATGTCCCCGGGCGTGCGCGAGGCCGCCCAGGCCGTGGTGGCCGCCGGGCACGAGGTGATGATCGCCACCGGCCGCTCCCTGAATGCCACGCTTCCCATTATCGAAAAGATCGGCATCGAGCGTGGGTACGCGGTGTGCTGCAACGGCGGCGTGACCCTCCGGCTCCACCCCGAACTGGAAAACGGCTACGAGGTGATCCACAAGGCTACCTTCGATCCCGCCCCGGCCCTGCGCGCCCTCCGGGAACGCCTCCCGTCCGCCAAGTATGCGCTGGAGGACGCCGACGGCAACTTCCTCTCCACAGAGCGGTTCCAGGACGCCAGCTTCGGCGTCGAGGCCGTGGGTGTCGACTTCCACACCATGCTGGAGTCCACCGCCGTCCGCGTGGTGGTGTTCAGCACCGAGAACACGCCCGAGGAGTTCAACGAGGCCATCAACCACGTGGGCCTCGCCGGGGTCACCTACTCCGTGGGCTGGACCGCGTGGCTGGACATCGCCGCCGCAGGGGTGACCAAGGCCAGCGCCCTGGAGAACCTCCGGGTCCGGCTCGGCTTCGAGGAGCACCTTACCGTTGCCGTGGGTGACGGCCGGAACGATATTGAGATGCTCACTTGGGCAGGACGCGGCGTGGCTATGGGGCAGGCCCCGGCAGAGGTAGTGGCAGCAGCGGACGAGGTCACCCACTCCGTGCACGACGACGGCGCCGCCCACGTGCTGCGCAGCCTCCTCTGA
- a CDS encoding histidine phosphatase family protein, whose product MTLTTFALVRHGQTDWNAERRLQGATDIPLNDVGRGQARDAVAVLAPYEWDAIVSSPLSRAAETADLIAEGLGLTVSRRVPELTERSFGPAEGMQAGPELEALRVPGGFKGAESEDEAADRGIAALEALAEEFRGQRLLVVTHGTLLRVSLSRAVGQTLASVDNAALNLAHHHAVDGWKLEYFNGEPVMAATGG is encoded by the coding sequence ATGACCCTTACGACGTTCGCCCTCGTCCGCCATGGCCAGACCGACTGGAATGCCGAGCGCCGGCTGCAGGGGGCAACCGATATCCCCCTGAACGACGTCGGACGCGGCCAGGCGCGTGACGCCGTCGCCGTCCTTGCCCCTTACGAATGGGACGCCATAGTCTCCTCGCCGCTGAGCCGTGCCGCCGAAACCGCGGACCTCATTGCCGAGGGGCTCGGGCTGACGGTGTCCCGCCGTGTCCCGGAACTCACCGAGCGCAGTTTCGGCCCTGCCGAAGGAATGCAGGCCGGCCCGGAACTGGAGGCGCTGCGCGTGCCCGGCGGGTTCAAGGGTGCGGAAAGCGAAGACGAAGCGGCAGACCGTGGAATTGCGGCTCTGGAAGCCCTGGCGGAGGAGTTCCGGGGCCAGCGGCTCCTGGTGGTCACCCATGGCACTCTGCTGCGGGTCAGCCTCAGCCGCGCCGTCGGCCAGACCCTGGCCAGCGTGGACAACGCCGCGCTTAACCTGGCGCACCACCATGCGGTCGACGGGTGGAAGCTGGAGTACTTCAACGGAGAGCCCGTGATGGCGGCTACCGGAGGCTAA
- a CDS encoding catalase — protein MPAEDDVVIPGVPSSEPPALEEPTTPREPLPPKPDQRAPEAVSPTGSPTGAPATARAQSGQYLTTAQGLRLQDTDHSLKAGARGPILLQDHHLREKITHFDHERIPERVVHARGAGAHGVFRSYGTAAKVTRAGFLAADVETPVFVRFSTVLGSRGSADAVRDTRGFSTKFYTDEGTYDLVGNNIPVFFIQDGIKFPDVVHAAKPHPDREIPQAQSAHDTFWDFVSLHTEAQAHTLWNMSDRGIPRSYRTMEGFGVHTFRLVNAAGDTTLVKFHWKPKQGVHSLVWEEAQIINGMDPDFHRRDLADAIEAGAYPEWELGIQTFPDTEDQMFEGIDLLDPTKFVPEELAPVQPIGLMTLNANPTNFFAETEQVAFHPGHLVPGIDVTNDPLLQVRLFSYLDTQISRLGGPNFAQIPINRPHAPVNDMLRDGMHQTADHAGVAPYRPNSLDGGCPFLAGQDMGAYVDVPEAVAESIKERRNPASFDDHYSQARLFFRSLSAVEQDHVVQAYTFELGKCFETAVRERQLQALANIDAALCAAVAAGLGMPAPDATEQVPDREPSPAVSQVGDTWPVAGRVVGIIADSSSDLAEVEAARKALDGEGMVPLVIAPTGGTLSSDGLSVTVQRTFLTARSTEFDALIVAGGKQPGPDATAGRDAKAGEPVGAPDPRVALMLSEAYRHAKAIGVWGSGSAVLEAIGIQQETVGVAAGDNADDVTAEVSGLLAAHRAWDRFPATGAAASAEQ, from the coding sequence ATGCCAGCCGAAGACGATGTTGTAATTCCCGGGGTTCCGTCCAGCGAGCCTCCGGCGCTTGAGGAGCCCACGACGCCTCGGGAGCCGTTGCCGCCAAAGCCGGACCAGCGCGCTCCCGAAGCCGTGTCCCCCACGGGCAGCCCGACCGGCGCGCCGGCCACCGCACGTGCCCAGTCCGGCCAGTACCTGACCACGGCCCAGGGGCTGCGGCTGCAGGATACGGACCATTCCCTGAAGGCCGGGGCGCGCGGTCCCATCCTTCTGCAGGACCATCATCTGCGCGAAAAGATCACGCACTTTGACCACGAGCGGATTCCGGAGCGCGTTGTCCATGCCCGTGGAGCGGGAGCACACGGCGTGTTCCGTTCCTACGGGACGGCTGCCAAAGTCACGCGCGCCGGTTTCCTTGCCGCGGACGTGGAGACGCCTGTGTTTGTCAGGTTCTCCACCGTGCTTGGCTCCCGCGGGTCAGCCGACGCGGTGCGGGATACCCGCGGGTTCTCCACGAAGTTCTACACGGATGAAGGCACCTACGACCTGGTGGGAAACAACATCCCGGTGTTCTTCATCCAGGACGGCATCAAGTTCCCGGATGTGGTGCACGCGGCCAAGCCGCACCCCGACCGGGAGATTCCGCAGGCCCAGAGCGCGCACGACACGTTCTGGGATTTCGTGTCGCTCCACACCGAGGCGCAGGCCCACACCCTGTGGAACATGTCCGACCGCGGCATCCCCCGCTCCTACCGGACCATGGAGGGCTTCGGCGTCCACACGTTCCGTCTCGTCAACGCTGCCGGTGACACCACGCTGGTGAAGTTCCATTGGAAGCCCAAGCAGGGCGTGCACTCGCTGGTCTGGGAGGAAGCCCAGATCATCAACGGTATGGACCCGGACTTCCACCGGCGCGATCTGGCCGACGCCATCGAGGCCGGCGCCTACCCGGAGTGGGAGCTCGGCATCCAGACCTTCCCGGACACCGAAGACCAGATGTTTGAGGGCATCGACCTCCTGGATCCCACCAAGTTCGTCCCCGAGGAACTCGCGCCCGTGCAGCCCATCGGGCTCATGACCCTCAACGCGAACCCCACCAACTTCTTCGCCGAAACCGAACAGGTGGCGTTCCACCCCGGGCATCTGGTGCCGGGCATCGACGTCACCAACGATCCCCTGCTGCAGGTCCGCCTGTTCTCCTACCTGGACACCCAGATCTCGCGCCTCGGCGGGCCCAACTTCGCCCAGATCCCGATCAACCGGCCGCACGCACCGGTCAACGACATGCTCCGCGACGGCATGCACCAGACGGCGGACCACGCCGGAGTTGCACCGTACCGGCCCAATTCGTTGGACGGCGGGTGCCCCTTCCTGGCCGGGCAGGACATGGGTGCGTATGTGGATGTGCCCGAGGCGGTTGCGGAATCCATCAAGGAACGGCGCAATCCGGCGTCCTTCGATGACCACTACAGCCAGGCCCGGCTCTTCTTCCGGAGCCTCAGCGCCGTGGAGCAGGACCATGTGGTCCAGGCGTACACGTTTGAGCTCGGCAAGTGCTTCGAAACCGCCGTCCGTGAACGCCAGCTCCAGGCTTTGGCCAACATCGACGCCGCACTGTGCGCCGCCGTTGCCGCCGGCCTGGGGATGCCCGCCCCGGACGCCACCGAGCAGGTCCCGGACCGGGAGCCCAGCCCGGCCGTGTCCCAGGTGGGAGACACGTGGCCCGTGGCCGGGCGCGTGGTGGGCATCATTGCCGATTCCTCCAGCGACCTTGCCGAGGTGGAGGCTGCCCGCAAGGCGCTCGACGGCGAGGGCATGGTTCCGCTGGTCATCGCACCAACCGGCGGCACACTTTCCTCCGACGGGCTTTCGGTTACCGTGCAGCGGACCTTCCTCACGGCAAGGTCCACCGAGTTCGACGCGTTGATCGTCGCCGGGGGCAAGCAGCCTGGGCCTGACGCCACCGCCGGGCGCGACGCCAAAGCCGGGGAACCGGTTGGAGCCCCGGATCCGCGCGTGGCCCTCATGCTGTCCGAGGCGTACCGCCACGCCAAGGCCATCGGCGTCTGGGGCTCCGGCTCCGCCGTTCTTGAGGCGATCGGTATTCAGCAGGAAACGGTAGGCGTCGCTGCGGGAGACAACGCTGATGACGTGACTGCCGAGGTTTCCGGGCTGCTCGCCGCGCACCGCGCCTGGGACCGGTTCCCGGCAACCGGCGCAGCCGCCTCCGCGGAGCAGTAG
- a CDS encoding phosphoketolase family protein — protein MAGSTGQDEMQDEAQQNGLPQEELELVDKWWRAANYLSVGQIYLRSNPLLREPLQAEDTKSRLLGHWGTTPGLNFVYAHLNRAIRRDNLEMLFVAGPGHGGPAVVANAWLEGTYSEIYAHVGNDEAGLAELFRQFSYPGGIPSHAAPESPGSISEGGELGYSLAHAYGSVFDNPQLVTAVVIGDGEAETGPLAASWHSHNFLDPAVDGAVLPILHLNGYKIANPTVLARMPQEQLEQLLRGYGHEPYFVTVADPDDTAQAHRDFAAVLDRCLADIRAIQDAHRQDAAGEEAGEGGHRWPMIVLRSPKGWTGPRTVDGLQVEGTWRAHQVPLPEVRTNGEHLKQLEEWLESYRPDELFDGDGRLRADVAEGAPTGDFRMSATPHANGGVLRRALKLPAYQDHAVEVPSAGVERVSPMVTLGSWMRDVIGQNMENFRLFGPDETASNRLQNVYEVTDKVWQYRIDDVDEHLSRSGRVLEVLSEHLCQGWLEGYLLTGRHGVFNCYEAFVHIVDSMFNQHAKWLKVSRKLHWRQPVPSLNYLLSSHVWQQDHNGFSHQDPGFIDHAVNKKAEVIRVYLPPDANTLLSVMEHCLASTDYVNIVVSGKQPSPTWLGPADAANHCRRGLGIWTFAGSEVPGEEPDVVLACAGDVPTVETVAAAELLRDGAPGLKVRVVNVVDLMRLQDESEHPHGLPAHDFDGIFTPDKPVIFAYHGYPALIHRLAYRRTNQQGLHVHGYKEEGTTTTPFDMAMLNGIDRYTLAIDAIDRVPGLAEKHSLLRQDLQDRRNRAREHTRTHGEDPEEIRNWKLGG, from the coding sequence ATGGCCGGCAGCACTGGGCAGGATGAGATGCAGGATGAAGCGCAGCAGAATGGCCTTCCCCAGGAAGAACTCGAACTCGTCGACAAATGGTGGCGGGCGGCCAATTACCTTTCGGTAGGCCAGATTTACCTGCGCTCCAACCCGCTGCTGCGCGAACCGCTGCAGGCGGAGGACACCAAGTCCCGCCTGCTGGGCCACTGGGGCACCACCCCTGGACTCAACTTCGTCTATGCCCACCTGAACCGCGCAATCCGCCGCGACAACCTCGAGATGCTCTTTGTTGCCGGCCCCGGCCATGGCGGTCCCGCCGTCGTCGCCAATGCCTGGCTGGAGGGAACGTACTCCGAAATCTATGCGCACGTGGGCAATGACGAGGCTGGCCTGGCTGAACTGTTCCGCCAGTTCTCCTACCCCGGCGGCATCCCCAGCCACGCGGCCCCGGAAAGCCCCGGCTCCATCAGCGAGGGCGGCGAGCTCGGATATTCCCTGGCCCACGCCTACGGATCGGTGTTCGACAACCCCCAGCTGGTGACCGCCGTCGTGATTGGCGACGGCGAGGCCGAAACCGGGCCGCTGGCCGCCAGCTGGCACTCGCACAACTTCCTGGATCCGGCCGTGGACGGCGCCGTGCTGCCCATTCTGCACCTCAACGGCTACAAGATTGCCAACCCCACCGTCCTGGCCCGGATGCCGCAGGAGCAGCTGGAGCAGCTGCTGCGCGGCTACGGCCATGAGCCCTACTTCGTGACCGTGGCGGACCCGGATGACACCGCGCAGGCGCACCGGGATTTCGCGGCCGTGCTGGACCGCTGCCTGGCCGACATCAGGGCCATCCAGGACGCCCACCGGCAGGACGCGGCCGGCGAAGAGGCGGGGGAGGGCGGGCACCGCTGGCCCATGATCGTCCTGCGCTCGCCGAAGGGCTGGACCGGGCCCCGCACCGTGGACGGGCTGCAGGTGGAGGGCACGTGGCGGGCCCACCAGGTTCCGCTGCCCGAGGTCCGCACCAACGGCGAGCACCTGAAGCAGTTGGAAGAGTGGCTGGAGTCCTACCGGCCGGATGAACTGTTCGACGGCGACGGCCGGCTGCGCGCGGACGTCGCCGAAGGTGCGCCCACCGGCGACTTCCGCATGAGCGCCACACCGCACGCCAATGGCGGAGTGCTGCGGCGCGCGCTGAAACTGCCCGCGTACCAGGACCACGCCGTCGAGGTTCCATCTGCCGGCGTCGAGCGCGTCAGCCCCATGGTGACGCTCGGGTCCTGGATGCGGGACGTCATCGGGCAGAACATGGAGAACTTCCGGCTGTTCGGCCCGGATGAGACGGCGTCCAACCGGCTCCAGAACGTTTACGAGGTCACCGACAAGGTGTGGCAGTACCGGATTGACGACGTCGACGAGCACCTTTCGCGCTCCGGCAGGGTCCTGGAGGTGCTGAGCGAGCACCTGTGCCAGGGCTGGCTGGAGGGTTACCTCCTGACTGGACGGCACGGGGTGTTCAACTGCTACGAGGCGTTCGTGCACATCGTCGACTCCATGTTCAACCAGCACGCCAAGTGGCTGAAGGTGTCCCGCAAACTGCACTGGCGCCAGCCCGTCCCGTCGCTGAACTACCTGCTGTCCTCGCACGTGTGGCAGCAGGACCACAACGGGTTCTCGCACCAGGACCCGGGGTTCATCGACCATGCCGTGAACAAGAAGGCCGAGGTCATCCGCGTCTACCTGCCGCCGGATGCCAACACCCTGCTGTCCGTCATGGAACATTGCCTGGCGTCCACGGACTACGTGAACATCGTGGTCAGCGGCAAGCAGCCCTCGCCCACCTGGCTTGGCCCCGCCGACGCCGCCAACCACTGCCGCCGCGGCCTGGGCATCTGGACCTTCGCCGGCTCGGAAGTGCCCGGCGAGGAGCCCGATGTCGTGCTTGCGTGCGCGGGAGACGTCCCCACCGTGGAGACCGTGGCAGCCGCCGAACTGCTCCGCGACGGTGCGCCGGGGCTCAAGGTCCGCGTGGTGAACGTGGTGGACCTGATGCGGCTCCAGGACGAGAGCGAGCATCCCCACGGCTTGCCGGCCCACGACTTCGACGGGATCTTCACCCCGGACAAGCCAGTCATCTTCGCTTACCACGGCTACCCGGCGCTGATCCACCGGCTGGCCTACCGGCGGACCAACCAGCAGGGCCTGCACGTGCACGGTTATAAGGAAGAGGGGACCACCACCACGCCCTTTGACATGGCCATGCTGAACGGCATCGACCGCTACACCCTGGCCATCGACGCCATCGACCGCGTTCCCGGCCTGGCCGAGAAGCACTCGCTCCTGCGCCAGGACCTGCAGGACCGGCGCAACCGGGCGCGCGAACACACGCGCACCCACGGCGAGGACCCGGAAGAGATCCGGAACTGGAAGCTGGGCGGCTGA
- a CDS encoding DUF429 domain-containing protein: MKTLGVDLAAATKKTAVAVIEWSNDRAKLAHLALDVDDREIVDLFGSCDMTGVDCPVGWPDALIPFLAGHLNFDAAPVLEHDGIAGRRLLAYRDTDRFCTAQTGLIPLSVSADRLAHPAMRCAVIQAKIAALHGPQPRDGSGRLAEVYPAAALKIWGLNGRGYKGRGIPEAERLSLLLAALEEQAPWLNLAGHRDRLTASDDLFDAVIASLTARAVARRRTLLPDAGHAQAARSEGWIHLPSCTLDDLPL; encoded by the coding sequence ATGAAGACCCTCGGCGTGGATCTGGCGGCCGCCACGAAGAAGACTGCGGTGGCGGTTATCGAGTGGAGCAATGACCGGGCCAAGCTCGCCCACCTGGCCCTGGACGTGGACGACCGGGAGATCGTGGACCTGTTCGGCAGCTGCGACATGACCGGGGTCGACTGTCCCGTGGGCTGGCCGGACGCACTGATCCCCTTCCTGGCCGGCCATCTGAACTTCGATGCCGCCCCGGTCCTTGAGCACGACGGGATCGCCGGCCGGCGGCTGCTGGCCTACCGGGACACGGACCGGTTTTGCACCGCCCAAACGGGGCTGATCCCGCTCAGCGTGTCCGCGGACAGGCTGGCCCATCCGGCCATGCGCTGCGCCGTGATCCAGGCCAAGATCGCGGCACTCCACGGCCCGCAGCCGCGCGACGGTTCAGGCCGGCTCGCCGAGGTGTACCCGGCAGCCGCACTCAAGATCTGGGGACTGAACGGGCGCGGCTACAAAGGCCGGGGCATCCCGGAAGCGGAACGCCTAAGCCTCCTGCTGGCGGCCCTCGAAGAGCAGGCGCCCTGGCTGAACCTGGCCGGACACCGGGACAGGCTCACCGCTTCGGACGACCTGTTCGACGCCGTCATCGCCTCGCTGACCGCCCGGGCCGTGGCCCGCCGTCGTACGCTCCTGCCCGATGCCGGGCACGCTCAGGCCGCCCGCAGCGAAGGCTGGATCCACCTGCCCTCCTGCACGCTGGACGACCTCCCGCTTTAG
- a CDS encoding carboxylesterase family protein encodes MSSEPALTSQLLFHPPCGPVSGWRDGDVIRATGIPYARAGRFQPPAPVPDWTAEFAATSLSPACPQAPVPFLDAVLGTKYGELPGSEDCQNLSITMPGDLAPDEKLPVMVWIHGGSYTTGSGDLAIFDPARLVAENRIIVVSVTYRLGLFGFLATPAGRPGNLGLLDQLEAFRWVQRNIGAFGGNPRQVTAFGQSAGGDAIAHLMATPEAPALFQRAIIQSAPLGITRGRAKMNHAMGIAADGVTEQTPAMDVVALETQVTQVAKKFGMLAAMPFGTQYGHDPLPGESGIEAAWNRTSPAIEVLIGHTSEEARLFLPRSPRLMRLAAVPLVGRAAVRAIDWVVTETVYGRATRRFARRHAKAGGQVHRYVLDWHAPGNIFGAAHTVDLPLLLGNRKTWDGVGLIADARWEDVDMTGRAVRSLWAGFARGDDLGEAGVVDNALRYRRV; translated from the coding sequence GTGAGTTCCGAGCCAGCGTTGACCTCCCAGCTTTTGTTCCACCCGCCCTGCGGGCCCGTCAGTGGATGGCGCGACGGCGACGTCATCCGCGCCACCGGCATCCCCTATGCCAGGGCCGGGCGGTTCCAGCCGCCGGCACCGGTCCCGGACTGGACCGCCGAGTTTGCGGCAACGTCGCTCTCCCCGGCGTGCCCCCAGGCACCGGTCCCGTTCCTCGACGCCGTCCTGGGCACCAAATACGGTGAGCTGCCCGGCAGCGAGGACTGCCAAAACCTTTCCATCACCATGCCCGGCGATCTCGCTCCGGACGAGAAGCTGCCCGTCATGGTCTGGATCCACGGCGGCTCCTACACCACGGGGTCGGGCGACCTGGCGATCTTCGACCCCGCCCGGCTGGTGGCCGAGAACCGCATCATCGTGGTCTCCGTGACGTACCGCCTGGGTTTGTTCGGCTTCCTGGCGACGCCTGCCGGGCGTCCCGGCAACCTGGGGCTCCTGGACCAGCTTGAGGCGTTCCGCTGGGTGCAACGGAACATCGGGGCATTCGGCGGGAACCCACGCCAGGTCACGGCTTTCGGCCAGTCCGCCGGCGGCGACGCGATCGCCCACCTGATGGCCACGCCTGAGGCGCCCGCACTCTTCCAGCGCGCCATCATCCAAAGCGCCCCGCTGGGCATCACCAGAGGGCGGGCGAAGATGAACCACGCCATGGGGATTGCCGCGGACGGCGTCACGGAACAGACCCCTGCCATGGACGTGGTGGCGCTCGAAACCCAGGTGACGCAGGTGGCCAAGAAGTTCGGGATGTTGGCGGCCATGCCGTTCGGCACTCAGTACGGGCACGATCCGCTCCCCGGGGAATCCGGCATCGAGGCTGCCTGGAACCGGACTTCCCCTGCCATCGAGGTGCTGATCGGGCATACCTCCGAGGAGGCCCGGCTGTTCCTCCCCCGCAGCCCGCGCCTGATGCGCCTCGCCGCGGTTCCACTGGTGGGCCGTGCTGCCGTGCGCGCCATCGACTGGGTGGTCACCGAAACCGTGTACGGGCGGGCCACCCGTCGCTTCGCCCGCCGGCACGCCAAGGCAGGCGGACAAGTGCACCGCTACGTCCTGGACTGGCACGCACCCGGCAATATCTTCGGCGCCGCCCACACCGTGGACCTGCCCCTGCTGCTGGGAAACCGGAAAACCTGGGACGGCGTGGGGCTCATCGCCGACGCCCGCTGGGAGGATGTGGACATGACCGGCAGGGCGGTGAGGTCATTGTGGGCCGGTTTTGCCCGCGGTGATGACCTCGGCGAGGCTGGCGTGGTGGACAACGCCCTCCGCTACCGGCGCGTCTGA
- a CDS encoding inorganic diphosphatase: MKHDVTIEIPKGSRVKYEVDHETGRVRLDRVLFTSMQYPTHYGYFENTLGEDGDPLDALVLLQDFDLHPGVIVESRPIGVFNMTDDGGGDAKILCVPVDARFDHIQEVSDVNEFLIKEIEHFFTRYKDLEPGKWVKAEGWGDRAAAEAELEASIKRYVPTGH, encoded by the coding sequence ATGAAGCACGACGTGACCATCGAGATCCCCAAGGGATCACGCGTCAAGTACGAAGTTGACCACGAGACCGGCCGCGTCCGCCTGGACCGCGTCCTCTTCACCTCCATGCAGTACCCCACGCACTACGGGTACTTCGAGAACACCCTCGGCGAGGACGGCGACCCGCTGGACGCATTGGTGCTTCTGCAGGACTTCGACCTGCACCCCGGCGTCATCGTTGAGTCGCGCCCCATCGGCGTCTTCAACATGACCGACGACGGCGGCGGAGATGCCAAGATCCTCTGCGTCCCCGTGGATGCCCGCTTTGACCACATCCAGGAAGTCAGCGACGTCAACGAGTTCCTGATCAAGGAAATCGAGCACTTCTTCACCCGCTACAAGGACCTGGAGCCCGGCAAGTGGGTCAAGGCCGAGGGCTGGGGCGACCGCGCGGCCGCCGAAGCCGAGCTGGAAGCATCCATCAAGCGCTACGTGCCCACCGGACACTGA
- the dacB gene encoding D-alanyl-D-alanine carboxypeptidase/D-alanyl-D-alanine endopeptidase, whose protein sequence is MTKTTGGEPLRARRSSRRESPGQSPGKPWPLALAALILIVLAIPGVLLVAPGFRGPEAPAPVPAPPAWQQPPATLSAAQVLAPLQPSAPVPAQPAVTAQVDPVLKGDGGGTFTGMVQDALTGQVLFDRGGADGRVPASNLKLLTALAALRTLGPDHRFTTKVIQGPAPGQVVLVGGGDVLLGAGESQPEQVMGHAGLATLAAATVQALQAAGTTGEITVLVDDSLFTGPALNPNWQSGDVEAGEIAPLYPLALNSARFDPAVTTGPRPQDSALAATQEFAALLRAAGAGAGLTVAAGVERSPGASQANAALLAAADSATVAEQVNLMLQVSDNYLAETMGRMAAVANGRPGSNDGATAAVAAEAGAAGLSSDTMKLVDVCGLAMGNQVSARQFTDVVRAITTGADTRLRAVLDGFPVGGLSGTLDMRYGDATTSGGAGLVRAKTGTLNTVLALSGYVVDADGRLLVFSFLGNGLTPGAAGNKEALDRAATALAGCGCR, encoded by the coding sequence ATGACCAAAACAACCGGCGGGGAACCGTTGCGCGCCCGTCGGTCCAGCCGGCGGGAAAGCCCGGGCCAAAGTCCGGGCAAGCCCTGGCCGCTGGCCCTCGCTGCCTTGATCCTGATCGTCCTTGCCATCCCGGGGGTCCTGTTGGTGGCCCCCGGGTTCAGAGGCCCTGAGGCTCCCGCACCCGTCCCGGCGCCGCCTGCGTGGCAGCAACCGCCCGCCACGCTTTCCGCTGCGCAGGTGCTTGCCCCGCTCCAGCCCTCGGCTCCGGTCCCCGCGCAGCCGGCGGTGACAGCCCAGGTGGACCCGGTGTTAAAGGGCGACGGCGGCGGTACTTTCACGGGCATGGTGCAGGACGCGCTCACGGGCCAGGTGCTCTTTGACCGGGGCGGCGCGGACGGCCGGGTGCCGGCGTCGAACCTTAAGCTGCTGACGGCGCTCGCCGCGCTGCGCACCCTGGGGCCCGATCACCGCTTCACCACGAAGGTGATTCAAGGCCCTGCCCCGGGCCAGGTGGTGCTGGTGGGCGGCGGCGACGTCCTGCTGGGCGCCGGGGAGTCGCAGCCGGAGCAGGTGATGGGCCACGCGGGCCTCGCCACGCTTGCCGCAGCCACCGTGCAGGCGCTGCAGGCCGCCGGCACAACCGGGGAAATCACGGTGCTGGTGGATGATTCCCTCTTTACAGGTCCCGCACTGAACCCCAACTGGCAGTCCGGTGACGTGGAAGCCGGGGAAATCGCCCCGCTGTACCCGCTGGCCCTGAACTCCGCGCGCTTCGATCCCGCCGTCACCACCGGCCCCCGCCCGCAGGACTCCGCCCTGGCTGCAACCCAGGAATTCGCGGCCCTGCTCCGCGCGGCAGGTGCCGGTGCGGGACTGACCGTGGCGGCCGGCGTCGAACGTTCACCGGGAGCGTCCCAAGCCAACGCCGCACTCCTCGCCGCCGCCGACTCCGCCACAGTGGCGGAGCAAGTGAACCTCATGCTGCAGGTCTCGGACAACTACCTGGCCGAAACCATGGGGCGCATGGCAGCGGTGGCAAACGGGCGGCCGGGCAGCAATGACGGCGCTACCGCGGCGGTTGCTGCCGAAGCCGGGGCCGCTGGCTTGTCCTCGGACACCATGAAACTGGTGGATGTCTGCGGCCTGGCCATGGGCAACCAGGTTTCCGCCCGCCAGTTCACGGACGTGGTCCGGGCCATTACCACCGGTGCCGATACCAGGCTTCGTGCCGTTCTGGACGGCTTCCCGGTGGGTGGCTTGTCCGGCACGTTGGACATGCGGTACGGAGACGCCACCACCTCCGGCGGCGCCGGGCTGGTGCGCGCCAAGACGGGGACCTTGAACACGGTGCTGGCGCTGAGCGGCTATGTGGTGGACGCCGACGGCAGGCTCCTGGTGTTCTCGTTCCTCGGCAACGGCCTGACGCCGGGGGCGGCCGGCAACAAGGAAGCGCTGGACAGGGCGGCCACGGCGCTTGCAGGCTGCGGCTGCCGCTAG